In the genome of Shewanella glacialimarina, one region contains:
- the pssE gene encoding PssE/Cps14G family polysaccharide biosynthesis glycosyltransferase, with the protein MNIFVTVGHTRFDSLFRKIDSYQKDEWFFISQMYDGEYIPESGTSIRYTDKIDQYYNNADVVITHAGAGTVYHLLEIGKPIIVVANSDRIDSHQEDLIRYVEDNHFAQVCRDLDDLEGLLNNINSYKAIKYHSEPFCAAADIAKLLKLID; encoded by the coding sequence ATGAATATTTTTGTAACAGTAGGCCACACACGATTTGATTCTTTATTTAGAAAAATAGACAGCTATCAAAAAGATGAATGGTTTTTTATCTCTCAAATGTATGATGGTGAGTATATACCTGAGTCGGGTACATCAATCCGATACACAGATAAAATTGACCAATATTATAACAATGCTGATGTGGTGATAACCCATGCTGGAGCCGGTACGGTTTATCATTTACTCGAAATAGGTAAACCGATTATTGTTGTCGCTAATAGCGACAGAATTGATTCACACCAAGAAGATTTGATTCGCTATGTTGAGGATAATCACTTTGCACAGGTTTGTCGTGATTTAGATGACCTTGAAGGTTTATTGAATAATATCAACAGCTATAAGGCTATTAAATATCATAGCGAGCCATTTTGTGCCGCAGCTGATATAGCAAAATTATTAAAATTAATTGATTAA